From a single Mycosarcoma maydis chromosome 2, whole genome shotgun sequence genomic region:
- a CDS encoding uncharacterized protein (related to HCS1 - DNA helicase A) has product MPSALRKPKPPNQELLLRWFKAQSQLLAEERKEEQAQSKLVLSRTAPKLLEKHGLALLSLGVASIRIGVGAKLLVELERPSAHHMSPKFPPHTFRSGDLAAILDNGADPQATNDTCLLQGVVYKVSDARIVLALSDDKKRGVPKDNTQIGQNKRDARRGENDKVSGNNLDLPERIRLVKVANESTFDRLELTLDKLAKALDVPLSAPLDSNADTSAEETEATQTSSSSTTSATSLTRSLFGLLEPTWHETDLPLPPFNPNLNDTQLNAIRHALSANHFSLIHGPPGTGKTTAIVELIMQIVASNFGAVDDGAPVRVLVCGASNLAVDNILERLVGVPEHREVFKKKGIGVTRIGHPARVVANLQKFTLDAQCTQSSEAQLVKDISKEIESIMSELKPTAAPAGNKSTRGKPKIRGHDRRKRWEEVRELRKEYRRRDRQVTRSVLDRAQVVLATCHTAGGKQLAHRQYDWVIIDEACQALEVACWIPILKAREGARLVLAGDHLQLPPTVKATVHGPRSKRSKPNVSGRDKAGGVKSKDLTDSPAKSEGEADHMDADQDCVDSDADESELVKKLVDASHDNSARTQLRVPRSLERTLFSRLLGLYGPGIKSLLSIQYRMNTEIMSFPNTELYESKLSAHASCANIWVCDLENVSTCDGLDEDEQELYAPVVFYDTSGCEFYESSPAPQESVMLTDSKSNMHEVGLIIQHLEQLFARGVHARQVTILTPYSAQVSLLHSMIRLHRFSGRIASAVVNAEEIELGTIDSMQGREKDVVLISLVRSNAEQQVGFLAQKKRLNVAITRAKRQLVLVGDADTISGAKDLPDSFLPNYMRWLEENAVVYPVVATI; this is encoded by the coding sequence ATGCCGAGCGCGCTGCGCAAGCCTAAGCCGCCTAATCAAGAGCTGCTACTACGATGGTTCAAGGCGCAGTCACAACTCTTGGCTGAAGAACGAaaggaagagcaagctCAGTCGAAGCTTGTTCTCTCCAGAACGGCGCCTAAACTTCTCGAGAAGCACGGTcttgcgctgctcagcttggGTGTCGCTTCGATCCGCATCGGTGTAGGCGCCAAGCTTCTGGTAGAACTCGAAAGACCTTCAGCACATCACATGTCGCCCAAGTTTCCACCTCATACCTTCCGCTCCGGAGATCTGGCGGCAATACTAGATAATGGTGCCGATCCACAAGCCACGAATGATACATGTCTGCTTCAAGGCGTTGTGTACAAGGTCAGTGATGCACGGATCGTGTTGGCACTCAGTGATGATAAGAAACGTGGTGTGCCAAAAGATAACACGCAAATTGGACAGAACAAGCGCGATGCGAGGAGAGGCGAGAACGATAAAGTCTCAGGGAACAACCTTGACCTTCCGGAGCGTATCAGGCTCGTAAAGGTAGCCAACGAAAGCACCTTTGACCGTCTGGAATTaacgctcgacaagctggCCAAGGCGCTTGATGTACCCCTCTCTGCTCCATTGGACTCAAACGCCGACACCTCAGCTGAAGAGACCGAGGCCACCCAaacctcgtcatcctcaacgacgagcgcaaCAAGCCTCACACGAAGCCTGTTCGGCCTCTTGGAGCCGACATGGCATGAAACAGATCTTCCTCTGCCCCCTTTCAACCCTAACCTCAACGATACTCAGCTCAACGCCATTCGGCACGCGCTCTCCGCTAACCACTTCTCGCTCATCCATGGTCCTCCAGGAACAGGAAAAACAACAGCTATCGTCGAATTGATCATGCAGATCGTTGCGTCTAACTTTGGCGCCGTAGATGACGGAGCTCCGGTTCGGGTTCTCGTTTGCGGAGCCTCGAACCTGGCAGTGGACAACATCCTCGAACGGCTTGTAGGCGTACCTGAACATCGCGAAGTGTTCAAGAAGAAAGGTATCGGCGTCACTCGGATCGGACATCCTGCTCGTGTTGTCGCCAATCTCCAAAAATTTACTCTGGACGCGCAGTGCACGCAGTCATCTGAAGCGCAACTGGTCAAGGACATCAGCAAGGAAATTGAAAGCATTATGAGCGAGCTCAAGCCTACCGCTGCTCCGGCAGGGAACAAATCGACCAGGGGCAAACCTAAGATACGTGGACATGATCGCAGAAAGCGGTGGGAGGAGGTGCGAGAGTTGCGAAAAGAGTACAGACGGCGTGATCGGCAGGTGACGAGGAGCGTGCTTGATAGAGCTCAGGTCGTGCTTGCTACATGCCACACAGCTGGAGGCAAACAATTGGCGCACCGGCAGTATGATTGGGTGATCATCGATGAAGCGTGCCAAGCATTGGAGGTTGCATGCTGGATTCCGATTCTGAAGGCAAGAGAGGGTGCGAGGTTGGTATTGGCCGGCGAtcatctgcagctgccgccgacGGTCAAGGCGACTGTCCATGGACCTCGAAGTAAGCGCAGCAAGCCAAACGTTTCGGGCCGAGACAAGGCGGGCGGCgtcaagagcaaagacTTGACTGATTCTCCTGCCAAGTCGGAGGGAGAAGCAGATCATATGGATGCCGACCAGGATTGCGTCGACTCGGATGCTGATGAATCAGAGCTCGTCAAAAAGTTGGTAGACGCTTCGCACGACAACTCTGCTCGCACCCAGCtacgcgtaccgcggtcACTCGAGAGGACGCTCTTCTCGCGTCTTCTCGGCCTTTACGGTCCAGGCATCAAATCGCTCCTTTCGATCCAATACCGCATGAACACTGAAATCATGTCGTTCCCAAATACCGAGCTGTACGAATCAAAGCTTTCCGCGCACGCCTCGTGTGCCAACATCTGGGTTTGCGACCTCGAAAACGTTTCAACTTGCGACGGACTagacgaagacgagcaagagctgTATGCGCCTGTCGTGTTCTACGATACGTCCGGATGCGAATTCTACGAGAGCTCACCTGCGCCTCAAGAAAGTGTCATGCTCACTGATAGCAAATCCAACATGCACGAAGTTGGACTGATCATCCAGCATCTGGAGCAGCTGTTTGCACGTGGGGTGCATGCTCGGCAGGTGACGATCTTGACTCCGTACTCTGCGCAGGTATCACTTTTGCATTCAATGATCCGATTGCACCGCTTCTCAGGCCGTATCGCTAGCGCTGTCGTCAACGCAGAGGAGATCGAATTAGGTACCATCGATTCAATGCAAGGCAGGGAAAAGGATGTGGTGCTCATCAGCTTGGTCAGAAGCAACGCCGAACAGCAGGTCGGTTTTCTGGCGCAGAAAAAGAGACTCAATGTGGCCATCACCAGAGCAAAGAGACAGCTGGTGCTCGTGGGTGATGCAGACACTATCAGTGGCGCCAAGGATCTACCAGACAGCTTCCTGCCTAACTACATGCGCTGGTTAGAAGAAAATGCCGTGGTTTATCCTGTCGTTGCCACAATCTAG